The following coding sequences are from one Epinephelus fuscoguttatus linkage group LG7, E.fuscoguttatus.final_Chr_v1 window:
- the zgc:113278 gene encoding translocating chain-associated membrane protein 1-like 1-like: MGFRKKNKSPPVLSHEFVIQNHADMVSCLAMIILLGLMFEVTAKFAIMFITVQYNVTQVLDEKSDPVNLYQYGPKDVATVFFYLLIAVILHALIQEYILDKMNRRLHLSKTKHSKFNESGQLAAFYLFSFIWGCSILTAEDFATNPTFLWEGYPHTHMVFQVKFFYICQIAYWLHALPELYFQKVRKEDIPRQLYYICLYVVHITGAYVLNLHRLGLVLLVPHYLVELLFHASRLFYFSDENKQKGFTLWALLFVIARLLTLTLSVLTFGFGLPRTENQGFSLAEGNFNVLTIRMTCLAAICLTQAWMMWKFINFQLKKWREHSQNQASKKKAVSPKSKPHKREPARGGAVNGVVKSEDKTSPRARKAKAS; this comes from the exons ATGGGGTTCCGCAAGAAGAACAAGAGCCCGCCGGTGCTGAGCCACGAGTTTGTGATCCAGAATCACGCCGACATGGTGTCGTGTTTGGCCATGATTATCCTCCTCGGCCTGATGTTCGAG GTCACAGCCAAGTTTGCCATCATGTTCATCACAGTCCAGTACAATGTCACACAAGTTCTTG ATGAGAAGAGTGATCCAGTGAACCTTTACCAGTACGGACCTAAGGATGTGGCCACTGTGTTTTTCTACCTGCTCATTGCGGTCATCCTTCATGCCTTGATACAAGAATACATTCTCGAT AAAATGAACAGGAGGTTGCACCTGTCGAAAACCAAACACAGCAAGTTCAACGAGTCGGGACAGCTCGCGGCGTTCTACCTGTTCTCCTTCATCTGGGGCTGCAGCATCCTGACAGCG GAGGACTTTGCAACAAATCCTACCTTCTTATGGGAGGGTtacccacacactcacatggT TTTTCAGGTCAAGTTCTTCTACATTTGCCAAATTGCCTATTGGCTCCATGCACTTCCTGAGCTGTACTTCCAAAAAGTACGGAAG gAGGACATCCCCCGCCAGCTCTATTACATTTGCCTTTACGTTGTCCACATCACTGGTGCCTATGTCTTAAA CCTCCACCGACTGGGCCTGGTGTTGCTGGTCCCTCACTACCTGGTGGAGCTTCTGTTCCACGCTTCACGCCTCTTCTACTTCAGCGACGAGAACAAGCAGAAGGG TTTTACTCTGTGGGCGCTACTTTTTGTCATCGCCCGCCTCCTCACCCTCACACTCTCAGTTCTGACGTTTGGCTTCGGGCTGCCCCGTACAGAAAACCAGGGCTTTTCCCTAGCAGAAGGCAACTTCAATGTGCTCACCATAAG GATGACTTGTCTGGCAGCTATTTGCCTGACACAGGCTTGGATGATGTGGAAATTCATTAACTTCCAGTTGAAAAAGTGGAGGGAGCACAGCCAGAACCAGGCCTCAAAGAAGAAGGCGGTCAGCCCAAAGAGCAAGCCTCACAAAAGGGAGCCTGCAAGGG GAGGTGCTGTCAACGGGGTCGTGAAGTCCGAGGACAAAACATCACCACGGGCGAGAAAAGCCAAAGCTTCATAA